Proteins from a genomic interval of Streptomyces sp. NBC_01445:
- a CDS encoding IS1182 family transposase gives MSLESRSDDGVPELTARVVRASFPKGTLAIRIREVLGPVFTDEDFAGAFADRGRPAISPGALALVSVLQYAEGLSDRQAADQVRARMDWKFLLGLELDDPGFDFTVLGDFRSRLITHGLEERVLEVVLARLSDAGLLRAGGRQRTDSTHVLAAVRTLNRMEFVGETLRAALEALAAAAPDWLSGLISPGWVERYGAKVDNYRFPKGENVRREWAEQVGRDGFALLDAIDGPAAVAWLREVPAVRILRRAWAEQYHRDGQGVRWREGKDLPPARDRLSSPYDTDAHYGIKRGTGWCGFKVHLSETCEPDAPHLITNVETTNATVNDTEVTATIHQHLDERGLRPREHVVDAGYVTAAHILAAHEDHGIDLVGPVGADTHHNGRDAQAPDLTQAAFTTNWNARKVICPQGASSVSWSQQRKASGTVLVRVHFALADCDPCPLRARCTKAANGKWGRSLTLLPREQQQILEERRAEQQTDEWKARYDVRAGVEGTISQAVRRTHLRRTPYRGQHKTHLANVLSATALNLTRIDAWLRGTPLGTTRVSHLARLTLAA, from the coding sequence ATGTCGTTGGAGTCGCGGTCGGATGACGGAGTGCCTGAGCTGACGGCTCGGGTGGTGCGGGCCTCGTTCCCCAAGGGGACTTTGGCCATCCGGATCAGGGAAGTGCTCGGTCCGGTGTTCACGGACGAGGATTTCGCCGGGGCCTTTGCTGATCGAGGCCGGCCCGCGATCTCGCCAGGGGCTCTGGCGCTGGTGTCGGTGCTGCAATATGCCGAAGGACTCTCCGACCGGCAGGCCGCTGACCAGGTGCGAGCGCGCATGGACTGGAAGTTCCTGTTGGGGCTGGAGCTGGATGATCCCGGCTTCGACTTCACCGTCCTGGGGGATTTCCGCTCCCGTCTGATCACGCACGGGCTGGAAGAGCGGGTCTTGGAGGTGGTGCTGGCGCGGCTCTCGGACGCCGGGCTGCTGCGGGCGGGCGGCCGGCAGCGCACCGACTCGACGCACGTGCTGGCCGCGGTGCGCACGCTGAACCGGATGGAGTTCGTCGGTGAGACGCTGCGGGCGGCGCTGGAGGCGCTGGCCGCGGCCGCTCCGGACTGGCTGAGCGGATTGATCAGCCCCGGGTGGGTGGAGCGCTACGGGGCCAAGGTCGACAACTACCGCTTCCCGAAAGGGGAGAACGTCCGTCGGGAATGGGCCGAGCAGGTCGGCCGGGACGGGTTCGCTCTGCTTGACGCCATTGATGGGCCGGCCGCTGTGGCCTGGCTGCGCGAGGTGCCCGCAGTGCGGATCCTGCGCCGGGCCTGGGCAGAGCAGTATCACCGGGACGGGCAGGGGGTGCGCTGGCGGGAGGGCAAGGACCTCCCGCCGGCCAGAGACCGGCTGTCCTCGCCCTATGACACCGACGCCCACTACGGCATCAAACGCGGGACGGGCTGGTGCGGATTCAAAGTCCACCTGAGCGAGACCTGCGAGCCGGACGCACCCCACCTGATCACGAATGTGGAGACCACCAACGCCACCGTCAACGACACCGAGGTCACCGCAACCATCCACCAGCATCTGGATGAACGGGGGTTGAGGCCGCGTGAGCATGTGGTGGACGCCGGTTACGTCACCGCCGCCCACATCCTGGCCGCCCACGAAGACCATGGCATCGACCTGGTCGGTCCCGTCGGCGCTGATACCCACCACAACGGACGGGACGCGCAGGCACCGGACCTGACTCAGGCCGCCTTCACCACCAACTGGAACGCCAGGAAGGTTATCTGCCCTCAGGGCGCGTCCAGTGTCAGCTGGTCCCAACAGCGCAAGGCCAGTGGGACCGTGCTCGTCCGGGTGCACTTCGCACTCGCCGACTGCGATCCATGCCCGCTGAGAGCGCGCTGCACCAAAGCAGCCAACGGCAAATGGGGCCGCAGCCTGACCCTGCTGCCCCGAGAGCAGCAACAGATCCTCGAAGAACGACGTGCCGAGCAGCAGACCGACGAGTGGAAGGCCCGCTACGACGTGCGAGCCGGGGTGGAGGGCACCATCTCCCAGGCCGTCCGCCGCACCCATCTGCGCCGCACTCCCTACCGAGGCCAGCACAAGACCCACCTCGCCAACGTCCTCTCCGCCACCGCCCTCAACCTCACCCGAATCGACGCCTGGCTGCGGGGCACCCCACTCGGCACCACCCGCGTCTCCCACCTCGCACGCCTCACCCTCGCGGCATGA
- a CDS encoding IclR family transcriptional regulator, giving the protein MSQTVRRAIDILECIARRPRTQTEVGEHLGVHRSTALRLLESLAEGGLARRLPDGRYAVGHRLAGLAQLAREQFGLKDVASEHLRGLGERSGHTVHLAALEGEQIVYVDKVDPVDGVRLYSQIGRPVTLHTAGVAKAILAHVPRDRADALLAGCDFAPHTGTTITDAAAYRAALDETQARGWAVDDGEYEDYVNCLAVPVRDSGGDVVAAVSVTALKAKADLAALEADVLPDLMTTAETISKELGWRP; this is encoded by the coding sequence GTGTCACAGACCGTACGGCGGGCCATCGATATCCTGGAGTGCATCGCCCGCAGGCCGCGCACGCAGACCGAGGTCGGCGAGCACCTGGGCGTGCACCGGTCGACCGCGCTGCGCCTGCTGGAGTCGCTGGCCGAGGGTGGACTCGCCCGCCGCCTGCCCGACGGGCGGTACGCGGTCGGCCACCGGCTCGCCGGGCTTGCCCAACTCGCCCGGGAACAGTTCGGCTTGAAGGACGTCGCAAGCGAGCACCTGCGCGGGCTTGGTGAGCGCAGCGGACACACCGTGCACCTCGCAGCGCTGGAGGGCGAACAGATCGTGTACGTCGACAAGGTCGACCCGGTGGACGGAGTGCGGCTGTACTCGCAGATCGGCCGGCCCGTCACGCTGCACACCGCGGGCGTCGCCAAGGCGATCCTCGCCCACGTACCCCGCGATCGGGCCGACGCGCTCCTCGCCGGCTGCGACTTCGCGCCGCACACCGGCACGACGATCACCGACGCAGCCGCCTACCGCGCGGCCCTCGACGAGACCCAGGCGCGCGGCTGGGCCGTCGACGACGGTGAGTACGAGGACTACGTGAACTGCCTCGCCGTCCCCGTGCGCGACAGCGGCGGCGACGTGGTCGCCGCCGTGTCCGTCACCGCTCTGAAGGCGAAGGCCGACCTGGCTGCCCTTGAGGCCGACGTATTGCCTGACCTGATGACCACCGCCGAGACGATCTCCAAGGAGCTGGGATGGCGCCCCTGA
- a CDS encoding sugar kinase, translating to MTTTAATAVCLGETMAQVTPADGAGLEHSEELRLAVAGAESTVAQYLADLGHGAAWVSRVGDDPFGRRIVAAVASRGVDVTGVRRDTSAPTGIYFKDPRPDGTRVHYYRAGSAASRMSAADADGIDLTGVRLLHLTGITPALSDTCAVLVTTLLERAAGTKTLVSFDINHRPALWSSRGEAAEALLALARRADIVLVGRDEGETLWGTATAQDIRDHIAPRGTLVVKDGAVGATEFTDGTQEFVAAPAVDVVEAVGAGDAFAAGYLSGLLDGAAPRERLALGHRLAGRTLRSIEDYVPISPNDRS from the coding sequence ATGACCACCACGGCCGCTACGGCTGTCTGCCTCGGCGAGACGATGGCGCAGGTCACGCCCGCCGACGGCGCAGGCCTCGAGCACAGCGAGGAGCTGCGGCTCGCCGTCGCGGGCGCCGAGTCGACCGTCGCCCAGTACCTCGCCGACCTCGGCCACGGCGCCGCCTGGGTGAGCCGGGTCGGCGACGACCCGTTCGGGCGGCGGATCGTCGCGGCGGTCGCGTCACGCGGCGTGGACGTCACCGGCGTACGGCGCGACACCTCGGCCCCGACCGGCATCTACTTCAAGGACCCGAGGCCTGACGGCACGCGCGTGCACTACTACCGGGCCGGCTCGGCGGCCTCCCGGATGAGCGCGGCCGACGCGGACGGCATCGACCTGACCGGCGTACGGCTGCTGCACCTGACCGGGATCACACCCGCCCTCTCCGACACGTGCGCGGTGCTCGTGACCACGCTTCTGGAGCGGGCGGCCGGCACAAAAACCCTGGTCTCGTTCGACATCAACCACCGTCCCGCGCTGTGGAGTTCGCGCGGCGAGGCGGCCGAGGCGCTGCTCGCCCTGGCACGCCGCGCCGACATCGTGCTCGTCGGGCGCGACGAGGGCGAGACCCTGTGGGGCACCGCCACCGCACAGGACATCCGTGACCACATCGCGCCGCGTGGCACGCTCGTCGTCAAGGACGGCGCCGTGGGAGCCACTGAATTCACCGACGGGACACAGGAGTTCGTGGCCGCGCCCGCCGTGGACGTGGTGGAGGCCGTCGGCGCGGGTGACGCCTTCGCCGCCGGATACCTGAGCGGGCTGCTCGACGGTGCGGCGCCGCGCGAGCGCCTCGCCCTCGGTCACCGTCTGGCCGGGCGCACGCTGCGCAGCATCGAGGACTACGTCCCCATCTCGCCAAACGACAGGAGCTGA
- a CDS encoding bifunctional 4-hydroxy-2-oxoglutarate aldolase/2-dehydro-3-deoxy-phosphogluconate aldolase has protein sequence MAPLTPVDAETPTFDELFAKSPVMAILRGMPADKSVELAVRAWDLGIECVEVPVQTEEAARVLAAVVAAGRERGKAVGAGTVTTTERLEWAVSAGAAFTVAPGLAAEVAQASIDASLPHLPGVATATDVQAARALGLTWLKAFPASVLGQGWFKAMRGPFPEVPFVATGGIDASNAAAYLAAGARVVAVGSALEDPEQLPLLADLLASR, from the coding sequence ATGGCGCCCCTGACCCCCGTAGACGCCGAGACGCCTACGTTCGACGAGTTGTTCGCCAAGTCGCCCGTGATGGCGATCCTGCGCGGAATGCCGGCGGACAAGTCCGTGGAACTCGCCGTACGAGCATGGGACTTGGGCATCGAGTGCGTCGAGGTACCGGTGCAGACCGAGGAGGCCGCGCGGGTGCTCGCCGCCGTGGTGGCTGCGGGCCGCGAGCGCGGCAAGGCGGTCGGTGCGGGCACGGTCACCACGACCGAGCGCCTCGAGTGGGCGGTGTCGGCGGGTGCCGCGTTCACGGTGGCCCCCGGGCTCGCTGCCGAGGTGGCGCAGGCCAGCATCGACGCGAGCCTGCCGCATCTGCCCGGCGTCGCCACCGCCACCGACGTCCAGGCGGCGCGGGCGCTCGGCCTGACCTGGCTGAAGGCGTTCCCGGCGAGCGTGCTCGGTCAGGGCTGGTTCAAGGCCATGAGGGGCCCGTTCCCGGAGGTGCCGTTTGTGGCGACGGGCGGCATCGACGCGTCCAACGCTGCCGCTTACCTGGCAGCCGGAGCCAGGGTCGTCGCCGTGGGCTCAGCCCTGGAGGACCCGGAACAACTCCCGCTGCTGGCTGATCTGTTGGCATCCCGCTAG
- a CDS encoding aldose 1-epimerase family protein, with product MSHTPLPLSGTQLPLTAGPYTATVAGVGATLRELAYDGRPLILGFDADEPAPAAHGQLLAPWPNRLAQGRYAFDGAEHQLALDEREPPSALHGLVAWQTWTPQPHDDAHGVRLALDLAARPGYPFALRLFAEYRLDAGSGLTARVTVVNRSSRPAPFGLGAHPYLTFGGSIDRCSVQLAADHCLHPDARMLPDGNPRPVEGTPHDLRSPRQLTGTVLNHAYTGLHRDSDGLAWARLRAPEGDAVDLWADASFGWLQLYTADHVGRTGLAVEPMTCPPDAFNSGHDVIVLAPGEQWSAAWGIRVP from the coding sequence TTGTCCCACACCCCGCTTCCGCTGTCCGGCACCCAGCTCCCGCTCACTGCCGGGCCGTACACCGCGACCGTCGCGGGCGTCGGCGCGACACTGCGCGAACTGGCCTATGACGGACGGCCGTTGATCCTCGGTTTCGACGCCGACGAACCGGCGCCCGCCGCCCACGGACAGCTCCTCGCGCCCTGGCCCAACCGACTGGCACAGGGGCGCTACGCATTCGACGGCGCCGAGCACCAACTTGCCCTGGACGAACGGGAGCCCCCTTCCGCGCTGCACGGCCTCGTCGCGTGGCAGACCTGGACTCCGCAGCCGCACGACGACGCCCACGGGGTCCGTCTCGCCCTCGACCTGGCAGCCCGGCCCGGCTATCCCTTCGCACTGCGGCTGTTCGCCGAGTACCGCCTGGACGCGGGCAGCGGGCTCACCGCCCGCGTCACCGTGGTCAACCGGTCGTCGCGGCCCGCCCCCTTCGGTCTCGGCGCCCACCCGTACCTGACCTTCGGTGGCTCCATCGACCGGTGCTCCGTGCAGCTGGCCGCCGATCACTGTCTGCACCCCGATGCCCGCATGCTGCCCGACGGGAATCCGCGCCCGGTCGAAGGAACCCCTCACGATCTGCGCAGCCCAAGGCAGTTGACCGGCACGGTGCTCAATCACGCCTACACCGGGCTGCACCGCGACAGCGACGGCCTGGCGTGGGCTCGCCTCCGCGCCCCCGAAGGCGACGCCGTCGACCTCTGGGCCGACGCGTCCTTCGGCTGGCTCCAGCTCTACACCGCCGACCACGTCGGGCGGACCGGTCTCGCCGTGGAACCGATGACCTGCCCGCCCGACGCGTTCAACAGCGGCCATGACGTGATCGTCCTGGCCCCCGGCGAACAGTGGTCCGCCGCCTGGGGCATCCGCGTGCCCTGA
- a CDS encoding helix-turn-helix domain-containing protein: MCRGDLHDDRTELSRRARHRLAALRHVEKVSGSVAATCRYSGISRQCYYIWLRRYEAEGAEGLRDRSSAPHQTPHATQADIVEKNLWLRQQYHFDPAKIAMYLQRYHDVKVSASGVWRILRKVGLNRLPASQRYKRRSTRWKRYEKQRPGHQLQVDVNHRPTAPSLARHSTNASDGRIRTHCHEPPSGAHLAPVGLPRSYPAWWVCIRPSLAAPARQPHRRGGGAVFR; encoded by the coding sequence ATGTGCCGAGGAGATCTGCATGATGACCGAACCGAGCTATCGAGGCGTGCGAGGCACCGGTTGGCGGCGCTGCGCCATGTGGAGAAGGTGAGCGGCAGCGTTGCCGCCACCTGTCGCTACTCCGGCATCAGCCGCCAGTGCTACTACATCTGGCTGCGGCGCTACGAGGCGGAGGGTGCCGAGGGATTGAGGGACCGCTCCAGCGCGCCGCACCAAACGCCGCATGCCACCCAGGCAGACATCGTGGAGAAGAACCTCTGGCTGCGGCAGCAGTACCACTTCGATCCGGCCAAGATCGCGATGTACCTGCAGCGCTATCACGACGTCAAGGTCAGTGCGTCCGGTGTCTGGCGCATCCTGCGGAAGGTGGGCCTCAACCGGCTGCCGGCCTCCCAGCGCTACAAGCGCCGCTCCACCCGCTGGAAGCGGTACGAGAAGCAGCGCCCCGGCCACCAGCTGCAGGTAGACGTCAACCATCGCCCCACAGCGCCCTCACTGGCCAGACACTCTACGAACGCCTCCGACGGAAGGATCAGAACTCACTGTCATGAACCTCCGTCAGGTGCACACCTAGCGCCTGTTGGCTTGCCCCGTTCCTATCCGGCATGGTGGGTGTGTATCCGTCCCAGCCTGGCCGCACCTGCGCGTCAGCCTCACCGCCGCGGAGGTGGGGCCGTGTTTCGATGA
- a CDS encoding RNA-guided endonuclease InsQ/TnpB family protein has protein sequence MKLVVRVRLLPTPVQAAALEATLHACNQAATWAAGVAFEENARRPLELRKHTYAEIRERWGLGAQAAQHAIKKTCDAYTTLKANLRAGRYGRPGTKRHTRASGKPVVFRPQAAQPYDDRMLSWQHQARTVSIWSMAGRLKGVAFTGQAGQLEVLAAHRQGESDLVCQGGKWFLIATCEIAEAAPNAHPVGFLGVDLGIVNIAVTSDGGRHCGRRVNRKREQDRKLRSKLQKKHTKSAKRRAKKHAGREARRNKDINHKISKRIVAEAERTGRGIALEDLKGIRERARLRKPQRTTLHSWPFAQLGSFIAYKAKRAGVPVVYVDPAYTSQECSKCHHTARGNRPAQAVFSCRVCGFVEHADHNASHNIRQRGWMGWVCGAQSTAPELTLIA, from the coding sequence GTGAAGCTGGTGGTGCGGGTGAGGCTGCTGCCGACGCCCGTACAGGCGGCGGCACTTGAGGCGACCCTGCACGCCTGCAATCAAGCGGCGACCTGGGCGGCCGGGGTTGCTTTCGAGGAAAACGCGCGACGTCCGCTGGAGTTGCGCAAGCACACCTATGCCGAGATCCGGGAGAGGTGGGGGCTTGGCGCGCAGGCCGCCCAGCACGCGATCAAGAAGACCTGCGATGCCTACACCACCCTGAAGGCGAACCTCCGGGCGGGACGTTACGGGCGGCCCGGGACCAAGCGGCACACTCGCGCCTCGGGCAAGCCGGTGGTCTTCCGGCCCCAGGCGGCGCAGCCGTACGACGACCGGATGCTGTCCTGGCAGCACCAGGCACGCACCGTGTCGATCTGGTCCATGGCAGGCCGGCTGAAGGGCGTGGCGTTCACTGGGCAGGCCGGGCAGCTGGAGGTCCTGGCTGCGCACCGCCAGGGTGAGTCCGACCTGGTGTGTCAGGGCGGGAAGTGGTTCCTGATCGCGACCTGCGAGATTGCTGAAGCTGCCCCGAACGCCCACCCGGTCGGGTTCCTCGGGGTGGACCTGGGGATCGTGAACATCGCGGTCACCTCCGACGGGGGACGACATTGCGGTCGCCGTGTCAATCGCAAGCGGGAGCAGGATCGCAAGCTGCGTTCCAAGCTGCAGAAGAAGCACACCAAGTCCGCCAAGCGGCGGGCAAAGAAGCATGCGGGCAGGGAAGCCCGGCGGAACAAGGACATCAACCACAAGATTTCGAAGCGGATCGTGGCGGAGGCTGAACGCACCGGTCGCGGGATCGCCCTGGAAGACCTGAAGGGCATTCGCGAGCGGGCACGGCTGAGAAAGCCCCAACGCACCACGCTCCACTCCTGGCCCTTTGCCCAGCTCGGCTCGTTCATCGCCTACAAGGCGAAGCGGGCCGGGGTGCCGGTCGTCTACGTCGACCCGGCCTACACCAGCCAGGAATGCTCGAAGTGTCATCACACCGCACGTGGAAACCGGCCTGCCCAGGCTGTTTTCTCGTGCCGGGTCTGCGGCTTCGTTGAGCACGCGGACCACAACGCGTCCCACAACATCCGCCAACGCGGGTGGATGGGGTGGGTCTGCGGGGCTCAGTCAACGGCCCCCGAACTCACCCTCATCGCGTGA
- a CDS encoding multicopper oxidase family protein, with protein sequence MRSRFKLPELATAVVVVIALLVGGCSGEQSPEREPAQEQPVAVPLQSPAVAQGAPLKEPAQLVSRNGVLRVELVVERRKVEVGGRKLWALTYNGSYMPPTLRIRPGDKVDLSMKNSLNEFTNLHVHGLHVSPSGNSDNIFVHIDPGQTFHYAYQFPNTLRPGTYWYHSHAHSISAPQVAGGMSGVLIVDGLQEYLPAKLRHITEHVIGLKDFQVQGDAVRTQNLHIGASTNRTVNGQLNPTIRIRPGETQLWRLANISANIYYNIHLQGQRFHVIAHDGTPVDRIWTADSLLLAAGARFDVLVQGGPTGRTQLQTLAYNTGPAGNKFPQATLATLVSEGPSAHPAALPTSAFAPVTDLSHSAIAARRTLAFSENKDGSKFYINGKQFDPNRVDVRSKLNTVEEWTVRNDSNEEHSFHVHVNKFQLMSINGRPHHGHGLQDTASVPAKGKLVLRTQFRNYTGKTVLHCHILNHEDAGMMAVLEIVK encoded by the coding sequence ATGCGGTCTCGGTTCAAGCTGCCCGAACTGGCCACTGCCGTCGTTGTCGTCATCGCCCTCCTGGTCGGTGGCTGTTCCGGCGAGCAGTCGCCGGAGCGGGAACCGGCGCAGGAGCAGCCGGTGGCTGTCCCCTTGCAGTCACCTGCGGTTGCGCAGGGCGCGCCGCTGAAGGAGCCGGCGCAGCTCGTGAGCCGCAACGGGGTCCTGCGGGTGGAACTCGTCGTGGAGAGGCGAAAGGTCGAGGTGGGCGGCCGCAAGCTGTGGGCCCTCACCTACAACGGCAGTTACATGCCTCCCACGCTGCGCATCCGGCCGGGGGACAAGGTGGACCTGTCGATGAAGAACTCGCTGAACGAGTTCACCAATCTGCATGTTCATGGACTTCATGTGTCGCCGAGCGGCAACTCCGACAACATCTTCGTCCATATCGATCCCGGCCAGACGTTTCACTACGCTTACCAGTTTCCGAACACCCTGCGGCCCGGCACCTACTGGTACCACTCACATGCACACTCGATCTCGGCACCGCAGGTCGCCGGGGGCATGTCGGGCGTCCTGATCGTCGACGGGCTGCAGGAGTACCTCCCGGCGAAGCTGCGCCACATCACCGAGCACGTCATCGGGCTCAAGGACTTCCAGGTCCAGGGTGATGCGGTCAGGACCCAGAACCTGCACATCGGCGCGTCCACCAATCGCACCGTCAACGGTCAGCTGAACCCGACCATCCGCATCCGGCCGGGTGAGACCCAGCTGTGGCGGCTGGCCAACATCAGCGCCAACATCTACTACAACATCCACCTGCAGGGTCAGCGGTTCCATGTGATCGCCCACGACGGCACCCCCGTCGACCGGATCTGGACGGCCGACTCGCTCCTGCTCGCGGCAGGCGCGCGCTTCGACGTGCTCGTACAAGGCGGTCCGACCGGCCGTACCCAGCTGCAGACGCTCGCGTACAACACCGGGCCGGCCGGCAACAAGTTCCCACAGGCGACCCTGGCCACCCTGGTCTCCGAAGGACCTTCCGCGCACCCGGCGGCCCTGCCCACCTCAGCCTTCGCGCCGGTCACGGACCTGAGCCACTCGGCGATCGCCGCCCGGCGCACCCTCGCGTTCTCCGAGAACAAGGACGGCAGCAAGTTCTACATCAACGGCAAGCAGTTCGACCCGAACCGGGTGGACGTCCGGTCCAAGCTGAACACGGTCGAGGAGTGGACCGTGCGTAACGACAGCAACGAGGAACACTCGTTCCACGTGCACGTCAACAAATTCCAGTTGATGAGCATCAACGGCCGACCGCACCACGGCCACGGCTTGCAGGACACGGCGAGCGTGCCCGCCAAGGGGAAGCTCGTCCTCCGGACCCAATTCAGGAACTACACCGGCAAGACCGTGCTTCACTGCCACATCCTCAACCATGAGGACGCGGGCATGATGGCGGTGCTGGAGATCGTCAAGTAA
- a CDS encoding sugar porter family MFS transporter, which translates to MAHLRTLPPASATGRPPHLAHVVFVAAAAAMGGFLFGYDSSVINGAVEAVRDRYDVGPAALAQVIAIALIGSAAGATVAGRLADRIGRIRCMRIAAALFTVSSIGSAVPFGLWDLSLWRVIGGFGIGMASVIGPAYIAEVAPPAYRGRLAAFQQAAIVLGIAVSQLVNWLILTLADDDQRGRLAGLEAWQWMLGVMVVPALVYGILSFTIPESPRHLIARGAMDEARRVLARLEGEGPALDVRITEIREHMSRDRRSTFRDLRGKAAGLRGIVWVGIGLALFQQLVGINVAFYYSATLWQSVGIDPNSSFLYSFTTSLINIVGTVVAMLLVDRVGRKPLILAGSAGMTLALGCEAWAFSADLVEGRLPHTQGLVALVAAHVFVLCFASSWGVVLWVMLGEMFPASIRAAALGVSSSVVWVANWVITASFPSLSDWSLGGTYLIYAAFALFSLPFAAKCVRETRGRTLEEMG; encoded by the coding sequence ATGGCGCACCTTCGAACACTTCCCCCCGCCTCCGCCACCGGACGCCCGCCCCACCTCGCCCACGTCGTCTTCGTCGCCGCCGCGGCCGCGATGGGCGGCTTCCTCTTCGGCTACGACAGTTCGGTGATCAACGGCGCCGTCGAGGCCGTCCGCGACCGCTACGACGTCGGGCCCGCGGCGCTCGCCCAGGTCATCGCCATCGCCCTGATCGGCTCGGCCGCCGGGGCGACGGTGGCCGGGCGCCTCGCCGACCGCATCGGGCGCATCCGCTGCATGCGCATCGCGGCTGCGTTGTTCACCGTCAGCTCCATCGGCTCCGCCGTGCCGTTCGGCCTGTGGGACCTGTCGTTGTGGCGGGTGATCGGCGGCTTCGGCATCGGCATGGCCTCCGTGATCGGCCCCGCCTACATAGCGGAGGTCGCCCCGCCCGCGTACCGGGGACGCCTCGCCGCGTTCCAGCAGGCGGCCATCGTCTTGGGCATCGCCGTGTCCCAGCTCGTCAACTGGCTGATCCTCACGCTCGCCGACGACGACCAGCGTGGCCGCCTGGCCGGCCTTGAAGCCTGGCAGTGGATGCTCGGTGTGATGGTGGTGCCCGCGCTCGTCTACGGGATCCTCTCCTTCACCATTCCCGAGTCTCCCCGGCACCTGATCGCCCGCGGCGCCATGGACGAGGCGCGCCGGGTGCTCGCCCGGCTGGAGGGCGAGGGACCCGCGCTCGACGTACGTATCACCGAGATCCGTGAGCACATGAGCCGCGACCGCCGCTCGACCTTCCGCGACCTGCGCGGCAAGGCGGCGGGGCTGCGCGGCATCGTCTGGGTCGGCATCGGCTTGGCGCTGTTCCAGCAACTCGTCGGCATCAACGTGGCGTTCTACTACTCGGCGACGCTGTGGCAGTCGGTGGGCATCGACCCGAACAGCTCGTTCCTGTACTCGTTCACGACGTCGCTCATCAACATCGTCGGCACGGTCGTCGCGATGCTGCTGGTGGACCGGGTGGGACGCAAGCCGCTGATCCTGGCGGGCTCGGCCGGGATGACGCTCGCGCTCGGTTGTGAGGCGTGGGCGTTCTCCGCGGACCTCGTCGAGGGCCGGCTCCCCCACACCCAAGGGCTCGTGGCGCTGGTCGCGGCTCACGTCTTCGTGCTGTGCTTCGCCTCGTCGTGGGGTGTCGTGCTGTGGGTCATGCTCGGCGAGATGTTCCCGGCCTCGATCCGCGCCGCCGCGCTCGGTGTGTCCTCGTCCGTCGTATGGGTGGCCAACTGGGTGATCACCGCGTCGTTCCCGAGCCTGTCCGACTGGAGTCTGGGCGGGACGTATCTGATCTACGCAGCCTTCGCGCTGTTCTCCCTGCCCTTCGCCGCGAAGTGCGTGCGCGAGACCCGGGGCAGGACTCTCGAGGAGATGGGATGA
- a CDS encoding FadR/GntR family transcriptional regulator: MVSYAGRGVHGGVVESLGSRVVGGKVAVGATLDPRTLVDSMGVSLTVIREALKVLAGKGLVASRQKRGTFVRPRTEWNVLDADVIRWRIEGGEADAVLRDLAEMRSIVEPAAVRRAAERRTEQQLGDLEAALDRMARAGNDAAEAVAADSDFHHALLVASGNEMLAMLHDLMAPALRARDSIVHGEHGCADDPVPSHRAVLDAIRDRDAARSGAAMADLLAKADRDLDLAVRGQARAASVQG; the protein is encoded by the coding sequence ATGGTGTCCTACGCCGGGCGCGGAGTGCACGGAGGCGTCGTCGAATCGCTCGGCTCCCGGGTGGTCGGGGGCAAGGTGGCCGTCGGCGCCACCCTCGATCCGCGCACCCTGGTCGACAGCATGGGCGTCAGCCTCACCGTCATCCGCGAGGCGCTCAAGGTCCTCGCGGGCAAGGGCCTGGTCGCCTCCCGCCAGAAGCGCGGCACCTTCGTCCGGCCGCGCACCGAGTGGAACGTCCTCGACGCGGATGTGATCCGATGGCGCATCGAGGGCGGCGAGGCGGACGCGGTCCTGCGCGACCTCGCGGAGATGCGCTCCATCGTGGAACCCGCCGCTGTGCGACGGGCCGCCGAGCGCCGCACCGAACAACAACTGGGCGACCTCGAAGCGGCACTCGACCGCATGGCCCGGGCCGGTAACGACGCGGCCGAGGCGGTGGCCGCCGACTCCGACTTCCATCACGCACTCCTCGTCGCGTCCGGCAACGAGATGCTGGCCATGCTGCACGACCTGATGGCCCCCGCACTGCGGGCGCGCGACAGCATCGTGCACGGTGAGCACGGCTGCGCCGACGACCCGGTGCCCAGCCACCGCGCGGTCCTGGACGCGATCCGGGACCGCGACGCCGCGCGCTCGGGTGCGGCCATGGCGGACCTGCTGGCGAAGGCGGACCGCGACCTCGACCTGGCCGTGCGCGGCCAGGCTCGCGCGGCATCCGTCCAGGGCTGA